From a region of the Gordonia sp. PP30 genome:
- a CDS encoding 1-phosphofructokinase family hexose kinase yields the protein MIVTVTANPSVDRTLQLPGPLQRGEVQRVTSVRDQPGGKGINVARVIGEAGLDALALLPARAGDTLLGQLDEVALDYRCVSIDGQVRVNLTLAEPDGTTTKINDAGVALTEDGLAEFGALITDAAGAAEWVALCGSLPPGVPADWYATMAGRLHAAGRKVAVDTSGPPLAAVAGARPDLLKPNAFELAELTGDDGAAMEQAAQDGDPAPAARAAAELARRTGGAVLTTLGAGGALLTTAEGTWVARAPRIQVRSTVGAGDSSLAGYLIALSRGADPAECLRSAVAYGSAAAGLPGTTPPTPDLLDLTGVDVRPLP from the coding sequence ATGATCGTGACCGTGACGGCCAACCCCAGCGTCGACCGCACGCTCCAGCTGCCGGGACCGCTTCAGCGCGGCGAGGTGCAGCGGGTCACCTCGGTGCGCGACCAGCCGGGCGGCAAGGGCATCAACGTCGCCCGCGTCATCGGCGAGGCCGGCCTGGACGCACTCGCCCTGCTGCCCGCCCGCGCCGGCGACACGCTGCTCGGCCAGCTCGACGAGGTGGCGCTCGACTACCGGTGCGTCTCGATCGACGGCCAGGTGCGCGTCAACCTCACCCTCGCCGAGCCGGACGGCACCACCACCAAGATCAACGACGCCGGCGTCGCCCTCACCGAGGACGGACTCGCCGAGTTCGGCGCGCTCATCACCGACGCCGCCGGCGCCGCCGAGTGGGTCGCCCTCTGCGGCTCACTGCCGCCGGGCGTCCCCGCCGACTGGTACGCCACCATGGCCGGCCGGCTGCACGCGGCAGGCCGGAAGGTGGCCGTCGACACCTCCGGGCCGCCGCTGGCCGCCGTCGCCGGCGCCCGGCCCGACCTGCTCAAACCCAATGCCTTCGAACTCGCCGAACTCACCGGGGACGACGGTGCGGCGATGGAGCAGGCGGCGCAGGACGGCGACCCGGCTCCCGCGGCCCGCGCCGCCGCCGAACTCGCGCGGCGCACCGGCGGCGCCGTCCTCACCACCCTCGGGGCGGGCGGTGCGCTACTCACCACGGCGGAGGGCACCTGGGTCGCCCGCGCCCCGCGGATCCAGGTCCGCAGCACCGTCGGCGCCGGCGACTCGTCGCTCGCCGGCTACCTGATCGCGCTGTCTCGGGGCGCCGATCCCGCCGAGTGCCTGCGCTCCGCCGTCGCCTACGGGTCCGCGGCAGCCGGGCTGCCCGGCACCACACCCCCCACACCCGATCTTCTCGACCTCACCGGCGTCGATGTCCGGCCCCTACCCTGA
- the hflX gene encoding GTPase HflX yields the protein MTELYELSTPTTGELQLDDRASLQRVAGLSTELADITEVEYRQLRLERVVLVGVWTSGTVAEARASMAELAALAETAGSEVLDALIQRRGKPDPSTYLGSGKAEELREVVIATGADTVICDGELTPAQLTALEKVVKVKVIDRTALILDIFAQHATSREGKAQVSLAQMEYMLPRLRGWGESMSRQAGGRAGSNGGVGLRGPGETKIETDRRRIRERMAKLRKEIRGMKTARTVKRAARKRGGVPALTVVGYTNAGKSSLVNAMTGSGVLVQDALFATLDPTTRRARLADGHEVVFTDTVGFVRHLPTQLVEAFRSTLEEAVDADLLIHVVDGADAFPGKQISAVRQVLGEVFAEEDRDGAGPPPELLVINKIDAVDATRMTALRGEFPDAVFISARSGEGLDELFTRITEFVEQGDVEAVLSVPFARGEVIARLHQHAHVLDTDHTADGTRVRVRMPKALAAEYADLVIGG from the coding sequence ATGACTGAACTGTACGAACTCAGCACCCCGACGACCGGCGAACTCCAACTCGACGACCGCGCCAGTCTGCAGCGTGTCGCCGGACTGTCCACCGAACTCGCCGACATCACCGAGGTCGAATACCGGCAACTGCGGCTCGAACGTGTGGTCCTGGTCGGCGTCTGGACCTCGGGCACCGTCGCCGAGGCCCGCGCGAGCATGGCCGAGTTGGCCGCGCTCGCCGAGACGGCCGGCTCGGAGGTGCTCGACGCCCTCATCCAGCGGCGCGGCAAGCCCGACCCGTCGACCTATCTCGGTTCCGGTAAGGCCGAGGAACTCCGCGAGGTGGTGATCGCCACCGGCGCCGACACCGTGATCTGCGACGGTGAACTGACCCCCGCGCAGCTCACCGCGCTGGAGAAGGTCGTCAAGGTCAAGGTGATCGACCGCACCGCGCTGATCCTCGACATCTTCGCCCAGCACGCCACCTCCCGCGAGGGCAAGGCCCAGGTCTCGCTCGCGCAGATGGAGTACATGCTGCCGCGTCTGCGCGGCTGGGGCGAGTCGATGTCCCGGCAGGCCGGCGGCCGCGCCGGCAGCAACGGCGGCGTGGGCCTGCGCGGTCCGGGCGAGACCAAGATCGAGACCGACCGCCGCCGCATCCGCGAGCGCATGGCCAAGCTCCGCAAGGAGATCCGGGGCATGAAGACCGCCCGCACCGTCAAGCGGGCCGCGCGCAAACGCGGTGGTGTCCCCGCGCTCACCGTGGTCGGCTACACCAACGCGGGCAAGTCGAGCCTGGTCAACGCCATGACCGGTTCCGGGGTGCTGGTGCAGGACGCCCTGTTCGCGACCCTCGATCCGACCACCCGCCGCGCTCGGCTGGCCGACGGTCACGAGGTGGTCTTCACCGACACCGTCGGCTTCGTCCGCCACCTGCCGACACAGCTGGTCGAGGCGTTCCGGTCGACGCTGGAGGAGGCGGTCGACGCCGACCTGCTGATCCACGTGGTCGACGGCGCCGACGCCTTCCCGGGGAAGCAGATCTCGGCGGTCCGGCAGGTTCTCGGCGAGGTCTTCGCCGAGGAGGATCGCGACGGCGCGGGCCCGCCGCCGGAACTGCTGGTCATCAACAAGATCGACGCCGTGGACGCCACCCGGATGACCGCCCTGCGCGGCGAGTTCCCCGACGCGGTCTTCATCTCCGCGCGGTCCGGTGAGGGGCTCGACGAGCTCTTCACCCGGATCACCGAGTTCGTGGAACAGGGCGACGTCGAGGCCGTCCTCTCGGTGCCCTTCGCCCGCGGCGAGGTGATCGCCCGCCTGCACCAGCACGCCCACGTGCTCGACACCGACCACACCGCCGACGGCACCCGGGTCCGGGTCCGCATGCCGAAGGCGCTCGCCGCCGAATACGCCGACCTGGTCATCGGGGGATAG
- the miaA gene encoding tRNA (adenosine(37)-N6)-dimethylallyltransferase MiaA, with translation MGGAPIAVIGPTASGKSDLALDLAERLGGEIVNIDAMAQYRGMDIGTAKLPVAERRGILHHLLDVLDVTETATVAGYKEAATAVIDRLLADGTVPIIVGGSMMYIQGLLDDWRFPATDPRVRVKFEEQLAEIGALALHRRLAEVDPAAASTILDTDGRRIVRALEVVELTGQPFAASAPTIGEPRWGTRILALDRETTALDERIARRTDAMFDGGFVDEVVALCGQGLRDGKTASQAIGYAHILAHLDGEYDLDKARELTFIGTRRYVRRQRSWFRRDHRVHWLDAADPGLAGRALAVLDAGTAG, from the coding sequence ATGGGCGGAGCGCCGATCGCCGTCATCGGGCCGACCGCCAGCGGCAAGTCGGACCTGGCCCTCGACCTCGCCGAACGTCTCGGCGGCGAGATCGTCAACATCGACGCCATGGCGCAGTACCGGGGGATGGACATCGGCACCGCCAAGCTGCCGGTCGCCGAGCGGCGCGGCATCCTGCACCATCTGCTCGACGTCCTCGACGTCACCGAGACGGCGACGGTCGCCGGATACAAAGAGGCGGCCACCGCCGTCATCGACCGGCTGCTGGCCGACGGCACGGTGCCGATCATCGTCGGCGGCTCGATGATGTACATCCAGGGGCTGCTCGACGACTGGCGCTTCCCGGCCACCGACCCGCGGGTCCGGGTGAAGTTCGAGGAGCAGCTCGCCGAGATCGGTGCGCTTGCACTGCATCGCCGTCTCGCCGAGGTGGACCCGGCGGCCGCCTCGACCATCCTCGACACCGACGGGCGGCGCATCGTGCGGGCGCTCGAAGTGGTCGAGCTGACCGGGCAGCCGTTCGCCGCATCGGCCCCGACGATCGGCGAACCGCGGTGGGGCACGAGGATTCTCGCGCTCGACCGGGAGACCACGGCCCTCGACGAGCGCATCGCGCGGCGCACCGACGCGATGTTCGACGGCGGCTTCGTGGACGAGGTGGTGGCGCTCTGCGGGCAAGGTCTCCGCGACGGCAAGACCGCGTCCCAGGCCATCGGCTACGCGCACATCCTGGCCCACCTGGACGGCGAGTACGACCTCGACAAGGCCCGTGAGCTGACGTTCATCGGCACCCGTCGCTACGTCCGGAGGCAGCGGTCGTGGTTCCGCCGCGACCACCGGGTGCACTGGCTCGACGCCGCCGATCCGGGGCTGGCCGGCCGCGCGCTCGCCGTCCTCGACGCGGGGACCGCCGGGTAA
- a CDS encoding PIN domain-containing protein, whose product MLIRGFPSRSPIGTNDQTQISSIVYAEFLEGLNSHDPAVVIETGRQLTLLDRLYQGGVPFDGETAKLYQVLSGVATRSGQTSRKRRIDMMIAASAIQYGAALATYNAADFTALGNALLIIDLSVGD is encoded by the coding sequence GTGTTGATCCGGGGATTCCCGAGCCGATCACCGATCGGCACGAACGATCAGACGCAGATCAGTTCGATCGTGTACGCAGAATTCCTGGAAGGTCTCAACTCACACGATCCCGCCGTGGTGATCGAGACCGGACGCCAGCTCACACTGCTCGATCGCTTGTACCAGGGCGGGGTGCCCTTCGACGGAGAAACTGCCAAGCTCTACCAGGTGCTGTCGGGTGTCGCCACCAGATCGGGACAGACGAGCAGGAAACGCCGGATCGACATGATGATCGCGGCATCTGCCATTCAGTACGGGGCAGCGCTCGCCACCTACAACGCGGCAGACTTCACCGCGCTCGGCAATGCCCTGCTGATCATCGATCTCTCCGTCGGCGACTGA
- a CDS encoding DUF2971 domain-containing protein — MSDVVYEPTILKRYTTLSNAIDVLLNERVTLLSPRTWVDRNDSGFMDHYCALKGSSRVSVACFTQSTETYHHWGVFAGGTDGVRLEISKAKLLAGIAGDPAYASGPVRYLTLDEIEEEAGDSRLTADDLPFVKRHGFRDENEFRIVHLGSGDGPPVHHMPIERGWINRISLSPLLPEGLIETMKAALPALPGCADVKVVRSNLCENQRWTRTGESIAL, encoded by the coding sequence ATGAGCGACGTCGTCTACGAGCCGACGATCCTGAAGCGGTACACGACGCTCTCCAACGCGATCGACGTCCTGCTGAATGAGCGCGTCACACTGCTCAGCCCGCGCACCTGGGTCGACCGGAACGACAGCGGGTTCATGGATCACTACTGCGCACTGAAGGGTTCGTCTCGCGTCAGCGTCGCGTGCTTCACCCAGTCCACGGAGACCTATCACCACTGGGGCGTCTTCGCCGGCGGCACGGACGGCGTGCGGCTCGAGATCAGCAAAGCGAAACTGCTGGCGGGCATCGCAGGCGACCCGGCCTACGCGTCCGGTCCGGTCCGCTACCTCACCCTGGACGAGATCGAGGAAGAGGCCGGCGACTCCCGGCTGACGGCCGACGATCTGCCGTTCGTCAAACGGCACGGTTTTCGCGACGAGAACGAGTTCCGCATCGTCCACCTCGGGAGCGGTGACGGGCCGCCGGTGCACCACATGCCGATCGAGCGAGGCTGGATCAACCGGATCTCATTGAGCCCGCTCCTGCCGGAGGGGCTGATCGAGACGATGAAGGCCGCGCTACCGGCGCTGCCCGGCTGTGCGGACGTGAAGGTCGTGCGGTCGAATCTCTGCGAGAACCAGCGGTGGACCCGAACGGGGGAGTCGATCGCTCTGTAG
- a CDS encoding putative PEP-binding protein yields MNEVDAMAAEDFGATTVVRGTPVVHGLAYGPVIRPAETPEFDIDATAVIDEAQRSAEEERFTTAANTVAERFSARASASTGSSAEVLAATAALAKDRAWIGAATKLIAGGTPAAAATVAAIEQIAAMFTKLGGLMAERVTDLNDIRDRVVAEILGLPEPGIPTPDRPSILCADDLAPADTAGLDPQRVIALATRLGGPSSHTAIIARQLGIPCVVAIADLGEIPTGALAFVDGERGVVGLDPDEAAVTAAVASSKETAAAAAAWRGPGQTADGHRVLILANVADGVSARAAADLGVLEGVGLFRTELAFLDRPDEPSVAEQTSLYREVIDAFDGDKVVIRTLDAGSDKPLKFVTHPDEPNPAMGVRGNRIILSNPEIRAHQLEALAAAAEGTTVVPWVMAPMIATVAEAREFAALVRERGMIPGVMVEVPSAAVMAGQILAEVDFVSIGTNDLTQYTMAADRMSPELASLTDPWQPAVLALIERVGAAGTEQDKQVGVCGEAAADPLLACVLVGLGVTSLSSAPAAAPAVGLKLSTVTLDQCRAAAQAAVAADSTASAREAARAVLG; encoded by the coding sequence ATGAATGAGGTGGACGCGATGGCAGCGGAGGATTTCGGGGCGACGACGGTGGTGCGGGGGACACCCGTGGTGCACGGGCTCGCGTACGGTCCGGTGATCCGGCCCGCCGAGACGCCGGAGTTCGACATCGACGCGACGGCGGTGATCGACGAAGCCCAGCGCTCCGCCGAAGAGGAACGGTTCACGACCGCGGCGAACACCGTCGCCGAACGGTTCTCGGCGCGGGCCTCGGCGAGCACCGGCAGTTCGGCCGAAGTGCTCGCGGCGACGGCCGCGCTGGCCAAGGACCGGGCCTGGATCGGCGCGGCGACCAAGCTCATCGCCGGCGGTACGCCGGCGGCGGCGGCCACGGTCGCGGCGATCGAGCAGATCGCGGCGATGTTCACCAAGCTCGGCGGCCTCATGGCCGAGCGGGTGACCGATCTGAACGACATCCGTGACCGCGTGGTGGCCGAGATCCTCGGCCTGCCCGAACCGGGCATTCCGACGCCGGACCGGCCGTCGATCCTGTGCGCCGACGACCTGGCGCCCGCCGACACCGCGGGGCTCGATCCGCAGCGGGTGATCGCCCTCGCGACCCGCCTCGGCGGACCGTCGAGCCACACCGCGATCATCGCGCGGCAGCTCGGCATCCCCTGCGTCGTGGCGATCGCCGATCTCGGCGAGATCCCCACGGGCGCACTGGCTTTCGTCGACGGCGAGCGCGGAGTGGTCGGCCTCGACCCGGACGAGGCGGCAGTCACCGCGGCGGTCGCGTCGTCGAAGGAGACCGCTGCCGCGGCAGCCGCCTGGCGCGGTCCCGGACAGACCGCGGACGGTCACCGGGTGCTGATCCTGGCCAACGTGGCCGACGGCGTGTCGGCCCGGGCGGCCGCCGACCTCGGAGTGCTCGAGGGCGTCGGGCTGTTCCGCACCGAACTGGCCTTCCTGGACCGTCCGGACGAGCCCTCGGTCGCCGAGCAGACGTCGCTCTACCGCGAGGTGATCGACGCGTTCGACGGCGACAAGGTGGTGATCCGGACGCTCGATGCCGGCTCGGACAAGCCGCTGAAGTTCGTGACGCACCCGGACGAGCCGAATCCGGCGATGGGGGTGCGCGGCAACCGGATCATCCTGTCGAATCCGGAGATCCGCGCGCACCAGCTGGAGGCGCTGGCCGCGGCCGCCGAGGGCACCACGGTGGTCCCGTGGGTGATGGCGCCGATGATCGCCACGGTGGCCGAGGCGCGCGAGTTCGCGGCGCTGGTGCGCGAGCGCGGAATGATCCCGGGTGTGATGGTCGAGGTGCCGTCGGCCGCGGTGATGGCGGGCCAGATCCTCGCCGAGGTCGACTTCGTGTCCATCGGCACCAACGACCTGACCCAGTACACGATGGCCGCCGACCGGATGTCGCCGGAACTGGCATCGCTGACCGATCCCTGGCAGCCCGCCGTCCTCGCGCTGATCGAGCGCGTGGGTGCCGCCGGTACCGAGCAGGACAAGCAGGTGGGCGTGTGCGGCGAGGCCGCCGCCGATCCGCTGCTCGCGTGCGTGCTGGTGGGTCTCGGCGTCACCTCGCTGTCGTCGGCCCCGGCCGCGGCACCCGCGGTGGGGCTCAAGCTGAGCACGGTGACCCTGGATCAGTGCCGGGCGGCCGCGCAGGCCGCGGTGGCCGCCGACAGCACGGCCTCGGCCCGGGAGGCGGCGCGGGCGGTACTCGGCTGA
- a CDS encoding HPr family phosphocarrier protein, whose product MPSTTVTVGSAVGLHARPATVIAEAASALGVPVTLAVEGGEPVDAGSALMIMTLGAEKDAVVIVESDDQAAVDQIAALVAKDLDAE is encoded by the coding sequence ATGCCCAGCACCACCGTGACCGTCGGCTCCGCCGTCGGCCTGCACGCCCGCCCCGCCACCGTCATCGCCGAGGCCGCCAGCGCGCTCGGCGTGCCGGTCACCCTCGCCGTCGAGGGCGGCGAGCCGGTGGACGCCGGCAGCGCTCTGATGATCATGACCCTCGGCGCCGAGAAGGACGCCGTGGTGATCGTGGAGAGCGACGATCAGGCCGCCGTCGACCAGATCGCGGCCCTCGTCGCGAAGGATCTCGACGCCGAGTAA
- the dapF gene encoding diaminopimelate epimerase has protein sequence MTTPAPTTSGLRFAKGHGTQNDFVILPDPDAELDLTEELVTVLCDRQRGLGGDGLLRVARAGALVRAGVLDGLAPGIAEDDWFMDYRNADGSIAEMCGNGVRVFAHYCRAYGLVEAAEFVVGSRAGARPVVVHSCDASAAEVTVGMGPARLDGVAATTIAGRELCGEAVDVGNPHLACVVDGLTPEGLAALDLTAAPVLDAAVFPHGANVELLTPLQPASGDTDFTSHLRVFERGVGETRSCGTGLVAGAAAALHGLGRAEGVVRIAVPGGAVTVTVTPTEAFLRGPSRLVAHGELIEGFLDG, from the coding sequence GTGACGACTCCTGCGCCGACGACTTCCGGACTGCGGTTCGCCAAGGGCCACGGCACCCAGAACGACTTCGTGATCCTGCCCGACCCGGACGCCGAGCTCGACCTGACCGAAGAGCTGGTCACCGTCCTGTGCGACCGGCAGCGCGGTCTCGGCGGCGACGGCCTGCTGCGCGTCGCCCGGGCCGGTGCCCTGGTGCGCGCCGGGGTGCTCGACGGCCTCGCACCCGGTATCGCCGAGGACGACTGGTTCATGGACTACCGCAACGCCGACGGTTCGATCGCCGAGATGTGCGGCAACGGCGTGCGCGTCTTCGCGCACTACTGCCGGGCTTACGGACTGGTCGAGGCGGCCGAATTCGTGGTCGGCTCCCGGGCGGGAGCCCGGCCGGTGGTCGTGCACAGCTGCGATGCGAGCGCCGCGGAGGTGACCGTCGGGATGGGCCCGGCGCGGCTCGACGGCGTCGCCGCGACCACGATCGCCGGGCGTGAGCTGTGCGGTGAGGCGGTCGACGTCGGCAACCCGCACCTGGCGTGCGTCGTCGACGGGCTGACCCCGGAGGGCCTGGCGGCGCTCGACCTGACTGCCGCGCCGGTGCTCGATGCCGCGGTGTTCCCGCACGGGGCCAACGTCGAACTGCTGACACCACTGCAGCCCGCGTCCGGGGACACCGATTTCACGTCCCACCTGCGGGTCTTCGAGCGCGGTGTGGGGGAGACCCGCTCGTGCGGTACCGGTCTGGTGGCCGGGGCGGCGGCGGCCCTGCACGGTCTCGGCCGCGCCGAGGGCGTCGTGCGTATCGCGGTGCCCGGTGGAGCGGTCACCGTCACCGTCACGCCGACCGAGGCGTTCCTGCGCGGACCGTCGCGGCTGGTGGCCCACGGCGAACTGATCGAGGGCTTCCTCGACGGCTGA
- a CDS encoding DeoR/GlpR family DNA-binding transcription regulator yields the protein MYAEERQQAIASEVRARGRVAVAELATRFDVTGETVRRDLGVLAEQGVVLRVHGGAVRPDVMTVGEPDLAQREQSRLAEKTAIGAAAQRFLPPSGGSVIFDAGTTTLRAALALPADRDLSVVTNALPLAAHLSTLPRCDVTFAGGRVRGKTQATVGATTIDFFRGLRASLAFIGTNGLSVAHGLSTPDPDEAAAKRAMIAAANQVVVLADSSKFNREDLVSFGALCDVDAVVTDTGIDDTFLADLRALDIEVVIS from the coding sequence GTGTACGCGGAAGAACGCCAGCAGGCCATTGCGAGCGAAGTACGGGCGCGCGGCCGCGTCGCGGTCGCCGAGCTGGCGACCCGGTTCGACGTCACCGGCGAGACGGTGCGCCGCGACCTCGGAGTCCTCGCCGAACAGGGCGTGGTCCTGCGGGTCCACGGCGGAGCGGTGCGGCCGGACGTGATGACCGTCGGCGAGCCCGACCTCGCCCAGCGCGAGCAGTCCCGGCTCGCCGAGAAGACCGCGATCGGGGCCGCCGCGCAGCGTTTCCTCCCACCGTCCGGCGGTTCGGTGATCTTCGACGCCGGGACCACCACGCTGCGCGCCGCGCTCGCCCTGCCCGCCGACCGCGACCTGTCGGTGGTGACCAACGCCCTGCCGCTCGCCGCCCACCTGTCGACCCTGCCGCGCTGCGACGTGACCTTCGCCGGGGGCCGCGTGCGCGGCAAGACGCAGGCGACCGTCGGCGCCACCACCATCGACTTCTTCCGCGGACTGCGCGCCTCGCTCGCCTTCATCGGCACCAACGGCCTCAGTGTCGCCCACGGGCTGTCCACGCCCGATCCCGACGAGGCCGCCGCGAAACGGGCGATGATCGCGGCGGCCAATCAGGTGGTGGTCCTGGCCGACTCCTCGAAGTTCAATCGCGAGGATCTGGTGAGCTTCGGCGCGCTCTGCGACGTCGACGCCGTCGTCACCGATACCGGGATCGACGACACCTTCCTCGCCGACCTGCGAGCCCTCGACATCGAAGTGGTGATCTCATGA
- a CDS encoding fructose-specific PTS transporter subunit EIIC, translating into MSDPIITPELVLLDADAGDDAEAVIRRLTQTLAAAGRCTDPDELAGAALEREAKSPTGLPGGIAIPHARVDSVGTASLGMARLSKKVDFGGPDGPADIVFLIAAPGGAGAAHMKLLSSLARALVRPEFVTALREAPDADAIVELVGEAVAPPPQQPAATPAPAAAAAPAEKPAATEVTETAAAPADDTLVLAITACPTGIAHTYMAADALKLAADRAGVEYQVETQGSSGTTPFTSDAIARADAVIFATDVGVKGRERFAGKPVIESGVKRAINEPDKMIAEAVAAAGNPNAKRVPAGDGAAASTGGDEGASIGIGGRLKQALLTGVSYMIPFVAAGGLLMALGFLFGGYEIANAKVCVPQSLVDGDVTYPAGCAGGMNDAVFYALHSSLWDLPPGGLLQYLGAVFFALGSLAMAFMVPVLAGYIAFAIADRPGIAPGFVAGAVALSVSSGFIGGLIGGLIAGVVALWFTRLNLPRWAAGLMPVVVIPLFASLIVGCIMYMLLGKPLGWLNTQMIDGLNSMSGGSKIALGVVLGLMMCFDLGGPVNKAAYSFAALGLGTAGAGLAQWQIMAAVMAAGMVPPLALALASTVLRPSLFTEPERENGKAAWLLGISFISEGAIPFAAADPFRVIPPMMLGGAVTGGLCMAMNVELHAPHGGVFVLFAMENTWWKFLIALVVGTVVGAVSVVATKQIKRTPAAEEAQIEAAAAVA; encoded by the coding sequence ATGTCCGATCCGATCATCACGCCCGAGCTGGTCTTGCTCGACGCCGACGCGGGCGACGACGCCGAGGCGGTGATCCGCCGTCTCACCCAGACTCTCGCCGCTGCGGGACGCTGTACCGACCCCGACGAACTCGCCGGGGCCGCCCTCGAACGCGAAGCCAAATCACCGACCGGCCTGCCCGGCGGCATCGCCATCCCGCACGCCCGCGTCGACTCCGTCGGCACCGCGTCCCTCGGCATGGCGCGACTGTCGAAGAAGGTCGACTTCGGCGGACCCGACGGTCCCGCCGACATCGTCTTCCTGATCGCCGCCCCCGGCGGTGCCGGCGCCGCGCACATGAAGCTGCTCAGCTCCCTCGCCCGCGCCCTGGTGCGCCCCGAGTTCGTCACCGCGCTGCGCGAGGCCCCGGACGCGGACGCGATCGTCGAACTGGTCGGTGAGGCCGTCGCCCCACCGCCGCAGCAACCGGCGGCCACCCCCGCGCCCGCGGCGGCGGCCGCGCCCGCCGAGAAGCCCGCCGCCACCGAGGTGACGGAGACCGCGGCGGCGCCCGCCGACGACACCCTCGTCCTGGCGATCACCGCCTGTCCCACCGGTATCGCGCACACCTACATGGCCGCCGACGCGCTGAAGCTCGCGGCCGACCGCGCCGGGGTGGAGTACCAGGTGGAGACGCAGGGCTCGTCGGGCACCACGCCGTTCACGTCGGACGCGATCGCCCGCGCCGACGCCGTGATCTTCGCGACCGACGTCGGGGTGAAGGGCCGCGAGCGCTTCGCCGGGAAGCCGGTGATCGAGTCCGGCGTCAAGCGCGCCATCAACGAGCCGGACAAGATGATCGCCGAAGCCGTCGCCGCGGCGGGCAATCCGAACGCCAAGCGCGTCCCCGCGGGCGACGGCGCCGCCGCCTCCACCGGTGGTGACGAGGGCGCGAGCATCGGCATCGGCGGCCGCCTCAAGCAGGCGCTGCTGACCGGCGTCAGCTACATGATCCCGTTCGTCGCCGCCGGCGGCCTCCTGATGGCCCTCGGCTTCCTGTTCGGCGGTTACGAGATCGCCAACGCCAAGGTGTGTGTCCCGCAATCGCTGGTCGACGGCGACGTCACCTATCCGGCGGGCTGCGCCGGCGGCATGAACGACGCCGTGTTCTACGCGCTGCACAGTTCGCTCTGGGATCTGCCGCCGGGGGGCCTCCTCCAGTACCTGGGTGCGGTCTTCTTCGCGCTCGGCAGCCTCGCGATGGCCTTCATGGTCCCCGTGCTGGCCGGCTACATCGCCTTCGCGATCGCCGACCGCCCCGGTATCGCTCCCGGCTTCGTCGCCGGTGCCGTCGCCCTCTCGGTGAGTTCGGGCTTCATCGGCGGCCTGATCGGCGGCCTGATCGCCGGCGTCGTCGCACTCTGGTTCACCCGGCTGAATCTGCCGCGCTGGGCGGCGGGCCTGATGCCGGTGGTCGTGATTCCGCTCTTCGCCTCGCTGATCGTCGGCTGCATCATGTACATGCTGCTCGGCAAGCCGCTCGGCTGGCTCAACACGCAGATGATCGACGGCCTCAACAGCATGAGCGGCGGCTCCAAGATCGCCCTCGGCGTCGTCCTCGGCCTGATGATGTGCTTCGACCTCGGCGGCCCGGTGAACAAGGCGGCGTACTCGTTCGCCGCGCTCGGCCTCGGCACGGCCGGTGCCGGTCTGGCGCAGTGGCAGATCATGGCGGCCGTCATGGCCGCCGGCATGGTGCCCCCGCTGGCGCTGGCCCTCGCCTCGACGGTGCTGCGGCCGTCGTTGTTCACCGAGCCCGAGCGGGAGAACGGGAAGGCGGCCTGGCTGCTGGGCATCTCGTTCATCTCCGAGGGCGCCATTCCGTTCGCCGCCGCCGACCCGTTCCGGGTGATCCCGCCGATGATGCTCGGCGGCGCGGTGACCGGCGGCCTCTGCATGGCGATGAACGTGGAACTGCACGCCCCGCACGGCGGTGTCTTCGTGCTGTTCGCCATGGAGAACACCTGGTGGAAGTTCCTCATCGCGCTCGTCGTGGGCACCGTCGTCGGTGCCGTGAGCGTGGTCGCCACCAAGCAGATCAAGCGGACTCCGGCCGCCGAGGAGGCCCAGATCGAGGCCGCCGCAGCCGTTGCCTGA